One window of the Bos indicus x Bos taurus breed Angus x Brahman F1 hybrid chromosome 8, Bos_hybrid_MaternalHap_v2.0, whole genome shotgun sequence genome contains the following:
- the HINT2 gene encoding histidine triad nucleotide-binding protein 2, mitochondrial isoform X2, with product MTYATHRPWPRGRHKVRGAAGVTDGDEVAKAQQAAPGGAAPTIFSRILDRSLPADILYEDQQCLAFRDVAPQAPVHFLVIPKKPIPRISQAEEEDQQLLGHLLLVAKETAKAEGLGDGYRLVINDGKLGAQSVYHLHIHVLGGRQLQWPPG from the exons GTCCGAGGAGCTGCAGGTGTGACTGATGGGGATGAAGTAGCCAAGGCCCAGCAGGCAGCTCCTGGGGGAGCAGCCCCAACCATCTTCTCCCGGATCCTGGATAGAAGCCTCCCAGCTGACATCCTATATGAGGACCAGCAG TGTCTCGCATTCCGGGATGTGGCCCCTCAGGCTCCTGTGCACTTTCTCGTCATTCCTAAGAAGCCCATTCCTCGGATTAGCCAGGCTGAAGAGGAAGACCAACAG CTTCTTGGACACCTTCTCCTTGTGGCCAAGGAAACAGCAAAGGCTGAGGGGCTGGGTGATGGATACCGACTTG TGATCAACGATGGCAAGCTGGGTGCACAGTCTGTGTATCACCTACACATTCACGTACTTGGGGGCCGACAGCTCCAGTGGCCTCCAGGTTGA
- the SPAG8 gene encoding sperm-associated antigen 8 isoform X3, whose product METSESTDRSQSRCLDLQPSSDGLGSSSDPFSSWDGRHRSALVAATAAASAAATAASTARAAALWTKSPAPYSHGNLLTEPSSDSLTERYTGPRFTHKISHGRLGFQPAYFPHIARNPYTTNDLSSSRGPIPGSSSGPVPGSSSSPGPDSSSDPGPSSSSGPGGSPGGSGRGPGHGPGPGGGSGQGPGGGSGQGTDLGPAIDSRHSPGHGHGPRFNFSAPVGFRNPRGDLIPNYTGCKHHCHWEPQKQSWKFLKVSEPGARGLWKPPEVEGKSTVLSETLPRGQCLLYNWEEERATNYLDQVPVMQDGSESFFFRHGHRGPLTLQPQSPTSSCTTQKDSYQPPKSHCQPIRGLCSKEVQAEQEPTRKDSEVESVTHHDYKKELVQAGPPAPTKIHDYHTEQPETFWLERAPQLPGVSNIRTLDTPFRKNCSFSTPVPLSLEQPLPFEPESYSQHGEISSLACQGGGQGGGGG is encoded by the exons ATGGAGACCTCTGAGTCTACTGACAGATCGCAGTCGCG atgtttagACTTACAGCCCAGCTCGGACGGACTAGGGTCCAGTTCCGATCCCTTTTCTTCTTGGGATGGCCGTCATAGATCTGCCCTGGTAGCTGCAACCGCAGCAGCTTCAGCAGCTGCCACAGCCGCCTCCACTGCCAGAGCAGCTGCATTATGGACAAAGAGCCCAGCCCCCTACTCTCATGGGAACCTGCTCACGGAGCCCTCCTCTGACAGTCTGACAGAGCGCTACACTGGACCCAGATTTACCCACAAGATAAGCCACGGGAGACTCGGCTTTCAGCCTGCCTATTTTCCCCATATTGCTCGGAATCCCTATACTACAAATGACCTTAGCTCTAGCCGTGGCCCTATTCCTGGCTCCAGTTCTGGCCCTGTTCCTGGCTCCAGCTCTAGCCCTGGTCCTGACTCCAGCTCTGACCCTGGACCTAGCTCCAGTTCTGGTCCTGGTGGTAGTCCTGGTGGCTCTGGTCGAGGTCCTGGCCATGGCCCTGGTCCTGGTGGTGGCTCTGGTCAGGGTCCTGGCGGTGGCTCTGGTCAAGGCACTGATCTTGGTCCTGCTATTGATTCTAGGCATAGCCCAGGCCATGGCCATGGCCCTAGGTTCAACTTCTCTGCTCCTGTAGGCTTCAGAAACCCCAGGGGAGATCTTATCCCTAATTATACCGGCTGCAAACACCACTGTCACTGGGAACCGCAGAAACAATCCTGGAAATTTTTGAAAGTCTCAGAACCTGGTGCCCGAGGGCTGTGGAAGCCCCCCGAAGTTGAAGGGAAGAGTACAGTTCTCAGTGAAACACTGCCACGGGGCCAGTGCCTTCTCTACAACTGGGAGGAGGAG AGAGCCACCAACTACCTGGATCAAGTCCCAGTCATGCAGGATGGCTCTGAGAGTTTCTTTTTCCGACACGGACACCGGGGACCGCTGACCCTGCAGCCACAGTCACCCACGTCCTCCTGCACCACCCAGAAAGACTCATACCAGCCCCCAAAAAGCCACTGTCAGCCAATTCGAG GTCTCTGTAGTAAAGAGGTGCAGGCAGAGCAGGAACCCACAAGGAAGGACTCTGAGGTCGAGTCTGTGACACACCACGACTACAAAAAGGAGCTGGTGCAGGCAGGGCCTCCTGCCCCAACAAAG ATCCACGACTACCATACAGAGCAGCCTGAAACCTTCTGGCTAGAGAGGGCACCTCAGCTACCG GGTGTCAGTAACATCAGGACACTAGACACACCGTTCCGGAAGAACTGCAGTTTCTCAACACCTGTGCCTTTGTCTCTAGAGCAGCCGTTGCCCTTTGAACCTGAGAGTTATTCCCAACACGGAGAAATATCTTCCCTTGCCTGtcagggaggggggcagggtggTGGAGGGGGTTGA
- the SPAG8 gene encoding sperm-associated antigen 8 isoform X2, translating into METSESTDRSQSRCLDLQPSSDGLGSSSDPFSSWDGRHRSALVAATAAASAAATAASTARAAALWTKSPAPYSHGNLLTEPSSDSLTERYTGPRFTHKISHGRLGFQPAYFPHIARNPYTTNDLSSSRGPIPGSSSGPVPGSSSSPGPDSSSDPGPSSSSGPGGSPGGSGRGPGHGPGPGGGSGQGPGGGSGQGTDLGPAIDSRHSPGHGHGPRFNFSAPVGFRNPRGDLIPNYTGCKHHCHWEPQKQSWKFLKVSEPGARGLWKPPEVEGKSTVLSETLPRGQCLLYNWEEERATNYLDQVPVMQDGSESFFFRHGHRGPLTLQPQSPTSSCTTQKDSYQPPKSHCQPIRGKREAILEMLLRQQICKEVQAEQEPTRKDSEVESVTHHDYKKELVQAGPPAPTKIHDYHTEQPETFWLERAPQLPGVSNIRTLDTPFRKNCSFSTPVPLSLEQPLPFEPESYSQHGEISSLACQGGGQGGGGG; encoded by the exons ATGGAGACCTCTGAGTCTACTGACAGATCGCAGTCGCG atgtttagACTTACAGCCCAGCTCGGACGGACTAGGGTCCAGTTCCGATCCCTTTTCTTCTTGGGATGGCCGTCATAGATCTGCCCTGGTAGCTGCAACCGCAGCAGCTTCAGCAGCTGCCACAGCCGCCTCCACTGCCAGAGCAGCTGCATTATGGACAAAGAGCCCAGCCCCCTACTCTCATGGGAACCTGCTCACGGAGCCCTCCTCTGACAGTCTGACAGAGCGCTACACTGGACCCAGATTTACCCACAAGATAAGCCACGGGAGACTCGGCTTTCAGCCTGCCTATTTTCCCCATATTGCTCGGAATCCCTATACTACAAATGACCTTAGCTCTAGCCGTGGCCCTATTCCTGGCTCCAGTTCTGGCCCTGTTCCTGGCTCCAGCTCTAGCCCTGGTCCTGACTCCAGCTCTGACCCTGGACCTAGCTCCAGTTCTGGTCCTGGTGGTAGTCCTGGTGGCTCTGGTCGAGGTCCTGGCCATGGCCCTGGTCCTGGTGGTGGCTCTGGTCAGGGTCCTGGCGGTGGCTCTGGTCAAGGCACTGATCTTGGTCCTGCTATTGATTCTAGGCATAGCCCAGGCCATGGCCATGGCCCTAGGTTCAACTTCTCTGCTCCTGTAGGCTTCAGAAACCCCAGGGGAGATCTTATCCCTAATTATACCGGCTGCAAACACCACTGTCACTGGGAACCGCAGAAACAATCCTGGAAATTTTTGAAAGTCTCAGAACCTGGTGCCCGAGGGCTGTGGAAGCCCCCCGAAGTTGAAGGGAAGAGTACAGTTCTCAGTGAAACACTGCCACGGGGCCAGTGCCTTCTCTACAACTGGGAGGAGGAG AGAGCCACCAACTACCTGGATCAAGTCCCAGTCATGCAGGATGGCTCTGAGAGTTTCTTTTTCCGACACGGACACCGGGGACCGCTGACCCTGCAGCCACAGTCACCCACGTCCTCCTGCACCACCCAGAAAGACTCATACCAGCCCCCAAAAAGCCACTGTCAGCCAATTCGAG GGAAGCGTGAAGCCATACTGGAGATGCTCTTGCGCCAACAAATCTG TAAAGAGGTGCAGGCAGAGCAGGAACCCACAAGGAAGGACTCTGAGGTCGAGTCTGTGACACACCACGACTACAAAAAGGAGCTGGTGCAGGCAGGGCCTCCTGCCCCAACAAAG ATCCACGACTACCATACAGAGCAGCCTGAAACCTTCTGGCTAGAGAGGGCACCTCAGCTACCG GGTGTCAGTAACATCAGGACACTAGACACACCGTTCCGGAAGAACTGCAGTTTCTCAACACCTGTGCCTTTGTCTCTAGAGCAGCCGTTGCCCTTTGAACCTGAGAGTTATTCCCAACACGGAGAAATATCTTCCCTTGCCTGtcagggaggggggcagggtggTGGAGGGGGTTGA
- the SPAG8 gene encoding sperm-associated antigen 8 isoform X1: METSESTDRSQSRCLDLQPSSDGLGSSSDPFSSWDGRHRSALVAATAAASAAATAASTARAAALWTKSPAPYSHGNLLTEPSSDSLTERYTGPRFTHKISHGRLGFQPAYFPHIARNPYTTNDLSSSRGPIPGSSSGPVPGSSSSPGPDSSSDPGPSSSSGPGGSPGGSGRGPGHGPGPGGGSGQGPGGGSGQGTDLGPAIDSRHSPGHGHGPRFNFSAPVGFRNPRGDLIPNYTGCKHHCHWEPQKQSWKFLKVSEPGARGLWKPPEVEGKSTVLSETLPRGQCLLYNWEEERATNYLDQVPVMQDGSESFFFRHGHRGPLTLQPQSPTSSCTTQKDSYQPPKSHCQPIRGKREAILEMLLRQQICKEVQAEQEPTRKDSEVESVTHHDYKKELVQAGPPAPTKIHDYHTEQPETFWLERAPQLPVCEGDRLLGVGERRGGGCSVLAWGRAGPVLILALLQGVSNIRTLDTPFRKNCSFSTPVPLSLEQPLPFEPESYSQHGEISSLACQGGGQGGGGG; this comes from the exons ATGGAGACCTCTGAGTCTACTGACAGATCGCAGTCGCG atgtttagACTTACAGCCCAGCTCGGACGGACTAGGGTCCAGTTCCGATCCCTTTTCTTCTTGGGATGGCCGTCATAGATCTGCCCTGGTAGCTGCAACCGCAGCAGCTTCAGCAGCTGCCACAGCCGCCTCCACTGCCAGAGCAGCTGCATTATGGACAAAGAGCCCAGCCCCCTACTCTCATGGGAACCTGCTCACGGAGCCCTCCTCTGACAGTCTGACAGAGCGCTACACTGGACCCAGATTTACCCACAAGATAAGCCACGGGAGACTCGGCTTTCAGCCTGCCTATTTTCCCCATATTGCTCGGAATCCCTATACTACAAATGACCTTAGCTCTAGCCGTGGCCCTATTCCTGGCTCCAGTTCTGGCCCTGTTCCTGGCTCCAGCTCTAGCCCTGGTCCTGACTCCAGCTCTGACCCTGGACCTAGCTCCAGTTCTGGTCCTGGTGGTAGTCCTGGTGGCTCTGGTCGAGGTCCTGGCCATGGCCCTGGTCCTGGTGGTGGCTCTGGTCAGGGTCCTGGCGGTGGCTCTGGTCAAGGCACTGATCTTGGTCCTGCTATTGATTCTAGGCATAGCCCAGGCCATGGCCATGGCCCTAGGTTCAACTTCTCTGCTCCTGTAGGCTTCAGAAACCCCAGGGGAGATCTTATCCCTAATTATACCGGCTGCAAACACCACTGTCACTGGGAACCGCAGAAACAATCCTGGAAATTTTTGAAAGTCTCAGAACCTGGTGCCCGAGGGCTGTGGAAGCCCCCCGAAGTTGAAGGGAAGAGTACAGTTCTCAGTGAAACACTGCCACGGGGCCAGTGCCTTCTCTACAACTGGGAGGAGGAG AGAGCCACCAACTACCTGGATCAAGTCCCAGTCATGCAGGATGGCTCTGAGAGTTTCTTTTTCCGACACGGACACCGGGGACCGCTGACCCTGCAGCCACAGTCACCCACGTCCTCCTGCACCACCCAGAAAGACTCATACCAGCCCCCAAAAAGCCACTGTCAGCCAATTCGAG GGAAGCGTGAAGCCATACTGGAGATGCTCTTGCGCCAACAAATCTG TAAAGAGGTGCAGGCAGAGCAGGAACCCACAAGGAAGGACTCTGAGGTCGAGTCTGTGACACACCACGACTACAAAAAGGAGCTGGTGCAGGCAGGGCCTCCTGCCCCAACAAAG ATCCACGACTACCATACAGAGCAGCCTGAAACCTTCTGGCTAGAGAGGGCACCTCAGCTACCGGTATGTGAGGGTGACCGGCTGTTGGGAGTGGGtgaaaggaggggaggaggctgtTCTGTCCTGGCTTGGGGCAGAGCAGGCCCCGTCCTCATTCTGGCACTCCTCCAGGGTGTCAGTAACATCAGGACACTAGACACACCGTTCCGGAAGAACTGCAGTTTCTCAACACCTGTGCCTTTGTCTCTAGAGCAGCCGTTGCCCTTTGAACCTGAGAGTTATTCCCAACACGGAGAAATATCTTCCCTTGCCTGtcagggaggggggcagggtggTGGAGGGGGTTGA